A single genomic interval of Methanobrevibacter sp. harbors:
- a CDS encoding 30S ribosomal protein S11: MAKDEKWGIANIYSSFNNTIITVTDITGAETISQWSGGKVVRADRQQASPFAAMAAATRIADDAKEKGFVGLHIKVRAPGGNGPRSPGPGAQATIRALARAGIKIGKIEDITPIPHDGTGRPGGKRGRRV, translated from the coding sequence AATATTTACTCATCATTCAATAACACTATTATTACTGTAACAGACATTACTGGTGCTGAAACTATTTCCCAATGGTCTGGTGGAAAAGTTGTACGTGCAGACAGACAACAAGCTTCACCTTTCGCAGCTATGGCTGCTGCAACTAGAATTGCTGATGATGCAAAAGAAAAAGGATTCGTTGGTTTACATATCAAAGTAAGAGCTCCTGGTGGAAACGGACCTAGAAGTCCGGGTCCTGGTGCACAAGCTACTATCCGTGCTTTAGCAAGAGCTGGAATTAAAATAGGAAAAATAGAAGATATTACTCCAATTCCTCACGATGGTACTGGAAGACCTGGTGGTAAAAGAGGAAGAAGAGTTTAG
- a CDS encoding DNA-directed RNA polymerase subunit D: protein MEIEVKSQKDDEIVFIIRDAEVPFVNAIRRCAMVNVPKIAIEDVNIIRNDSAMFNEVLAHRLGLTPLVSDLDALEGLSLPEDDDWEEFTNGIMFTLKEEGPKVVYSKDLISSDSKIKPVYDTIPLVKLKENEELNIEAVAKVGYGKEHAKWMPTTVCAYKQYPEITFNDDLEIDYDCASACPRGVLKSDKRSKKIKILDIENCAMCKSCVRASTNGYINVGYRENDFIFRIETDGSMPPKEVLLKACEVLGEKADKFIRFSEEGGSK from the coding sequence ATGGAGATAGAAGTTAAAAGTCAAAAGGATGATGAAATTGTATTCATCATTCGTGATGCAGAAGTACCTTTTGTTAATGCAATTAGAAGATGTGCTATGGTAAATGTACCAAAAATAGCTATCGAAGATGTAAATATTATTAGAAATGATTCCGCTATGTTTAATGAGGTGCTTGCTCATAGACTTGGTTTAACTCCTTTAGTTTCTGATCTTGATGCTCTTGAAGGATTATCATTACCTGAAGATGATGATTGGGAAGAGTTCACTAATGGAATCATGTTCACTTTAAAGGAAGAAGGACCTAAAGTAGTTTATTCAAAGGATTTAATATCTTCAGACTCAAAAATTAAACCAGTATACGATACCATTCCTTTAGTAAAACTTAAAGAAAACGAAGAACTCAATATTGAAGCTGTTGCAAAAGTAGGATACGGAAAAGAACATGCAAAATGGATGCCAACCACTGTTTGTGCTTACAAACAATATCCTGAAATCACTTTCAATGATGATTTGGAAATTGATTATGACTGTGCATCTGCATGTCCTAGAGGTGTTTTAAAATCTGACAAAAGGTCTAAAAAGATTAAGATTTTGGACATTGAAAACTGTGCTATGTGTAAAAGCTGTGTTAGAGCTTCAACTAACGGATACATTAACGTAGGGTATCGTGAAAATGATTTCATATTTAGAATAGAAACTGATGGATCAATGCCTCCTAAAGAAGTTTTATTAAAAGCTTGTGAAGTATTAGGTGAAAAAGCAGATAAGTTTATCAGATTTAGTGAAGAAGGAGGAAGTAAATAA
- a CDS encoding 50S ribosomal protein L18e, with amino-acid sequence MAKKIIKTNPNLIELINKLYEQSRSEDVAIWKDVAQRLERSNRRTAEVNLSDIARHAEAGETILVPGKVLSNGNLTEKVDVVALKFSAKAQEKIESAGGECIAIDEIIESNPKGSNIRIME; translated from the coding sequence ATGGCTAAAAAGATTATAAAAACTAATCCTAACCTTATTGAACTTATTAATAAACTTTATGAACAATCAAGAAGTGAAGATGTAGCTATCTGGAAAGATGTTGCACAAAGGCTTGAAAGGTCTAATAGAAGAACCGCTGAAGTAAATTTGTCTGATATTGCAAGACATGCTGAAGCTGGTGAAACTATTTTAGTACCAGGTAAAGTTTTATCAAATGGTAATTTAACAGAAAAAGTAGATGTTGTAGCATTAAAATTCTCAGCAAAAGCACAAGAAAAAATCGAAAGTGCTGGTGGAGAATGCATCGCTATTGACGAAATAATCGAATCTAATCCTAAAGGATCAAACATTAGGATTATGGAATAG
- a CDS encoding 50S ribosomal protein L13, which translates to MIIDGEGCILGRLASVTSKNLLEGEEVIIINAEKIMLTGNRDWAYAKYKQRVDRASISNPRDLGPKYPRRPDDIFRRTVRGMLPFKKSKGKTAFKGLKAFVGVPAEYADAELTSVPEAEYKNIKKGIELGEISKLLGATF; encoded by the coding sequence ATGATTATTGATGGAGAAGGCTGCATTTTAGGAAGATTAGCTAGTGTAACTAGTAAAAATCTTTTAGAAGGCGAAGAAGTAATTATTATTAATGCTGAAAAAATTATGTTAACTGGTAATAGGGATTGGGCTTATGCTAAATACAAACAAAGAGTTGACAGGGCAAGTATTTCTAACCCTCGTGACTTAGGTCCTAAATATCCTAGAAGACCAGATGATATATTTAGAAGAACTGTAAGAGGAATGTTACCTTTCAAAAAATCTAAAGGTAAAACTGCATTCAAAGGTTTAAAAGCATTTGTTGGCGTACCTGCTGAATATGCTGATGCAGAACTCACTTCAGTTCCTGAAGCAGAATACAAAAACATTAAAAAAGGTATCGAGTTAGGAGAAATCTCCAAACTTTTAGGAGCTACCTTTTAG
- a CDS encoding 30S ribosomal protein S9, with product MVKVIHTSGKRKTAIARGTVREGTGKVRINRVPLELYSPELANLKLQEPLTLAGDLANEVDINIHVIGGGVMGQAEAARMVIAKGLVQWSQDMDLKEKFTQYDRTMLVGDPRRSEPKKYGGPGARARKQKSYR from the coding sequence ATGGTTAAAGTTATTCATACTAGTGGAAAACGTAAAACAGCTATCGCAAGAGGTACTGTTCGTGAAGGAACTGGTAAAGTTAGAATTAACAGAGTTCCTTTAGAACTTTATTCTCCTGAGCTTGCTAACTTAAAATTACAAGAACCATTAACCTTAGCTGGCGACTTAGCTAATGAAGTGGATATCAATATCCATGTTATTGGTGGAGGAGTAATGGGTCAAGCTGAAGCTGCACGTATGGTTATTGCAAAAGGACTTGTTCAATGGTCACAAGATATGGATTTAAAAGAAAAATTCACTCAATACGACAGAACTATGTTAGTTGGTGACCCAAGACGTTCCGAACCTAAAAAATACGGTGGTCCTGGTGCAAGAGCTCGTAAACAAAAAAGTTACAGATAA
- a CDS encoding DNA-directed RNA polymerase subunit N has product MIPIRCLSCGKPVSAYFDEYNKRVAAGEKSKDVLDDLGLTRYCCRRMLISHVETWE; this is encoded by the coding sequence ATGATTCCTATTAGATGTTTAAGTTGTGGAAAACCTGTATCAGCATACTTTGATGAATATAACAAAAGAGTAGCTGCTGGTGAAAAGTCTAAAGATGTTTTAGATGATTTAGGTTTAACTAGATATTGTTGTAGAAGAATGTTAATTTCCCACGTGGAAACTTGGGAATAA
- a CDS encoding DNA-directed RNA polymerase subunit K produces the protein MEVIFMDVEKKLTRFERARLLGARAIQISMGAKPLVEIKDSLDPIDIAYEELKAGVLPLDVIRYE, from the coding sequence ATGGAAGTAATATTCATGGATGTTGAAAAAAAATTAACAAGGTTTGAAAGGGCTAGACTTCTCGGAGCAAGAGCAATTCAAATATCAATGGGTGCTAAACCTTTAGTAGAAATTAAAGATTCTTTAGATCCTATAGATATTGCTTACGAAGAACTCAAAGCTGGAGTTTTACCATTAGATGTTATTAGATATGAATAA
- the eno gene encoding phosphopyruvate hydratase, which translates to MVSIIEDVQVRKILDSRGNPTIEVDVITWNSKGRAAAPSGASTGSREVVPYPKGGIDEVVSEMEDLIASELIGMDAEDLATIDEVLKEVDGTDNLSAIGGNTTVAISMAVAKAAAASYSMPLYKYIGGNLVNELPFPLGNMMNCGAHAGINAPDIQEFLVVPVGATNVGDAIFANASVHKRLKELIQTKDSNFTGGKGDEGGWVPNISNESALEIQAQACEEVGDELGIEIRPSLDIAASELWNAEEQKYIYAQDGIKRDTGDQIDFVKDIIDTYNMFYVEDPFDESDFGGFSQLTAKVGDKCLICGDDLFVTNKDLLAKGIEMKAANAIIIKPNQIGSLSETYATVKLAKENNIVPVVSHRSGETTDETIAHLAVGFSSPLIKTGAIGGERIAKLNELIRIEEELPNPTMSKF; encoded by the coding sequence TTGGTTAGTATAATAGAGGACGTCCAAGTTCGAAAGATTTTGGACAGCAGAGGAAACCCTACTATCGAAGTAGATGTAATTACTTGGAACAGTAAGGGTAGAGCTGCAGCACCTAGCGGAGCAAGTACTGGTTCACGTGAAGTAGTACCTTATCCTAAAGGTGGAATTGATGAAGTTGTTAGTGAAATGGAAGATTTGATTGCTTCTGAACTCATTGGAATGGATGCTGAAGATTTAGCAACTATTGATGAAGTATTGAAAGAAGTTGATGGAACCGATAATTTATCTGCTATTGGTGGTAATACTACTGTTGCTATCTCAATGGCAGTAGCTAAAGCAGCAGCTGCATCTTATAGTATGCCATTATATAAATACATTGGTGGAAATTTAGTAAATGAATTACCTTTCCCTTTAGGAAATATGATGAATTGTGGAGCACATGCAGGTATTAATGCGCCTGATATTCAAGAATTTCTAGTTGTTCCTGTTGGAGCTACTAATGTTGGTGATGCAATTTTTGCAAATGCTTCTGTTCATAAAAGATTAAAGGAATTAATTCAAACTAAAGATTCAAACTTTACCGGAGGTAAAGGTGATGAAGGTGGATGGGTGCCTAATATTTCAAATGAATCTGCTTTAGAAATTCAAGCCCAGGCTTGTGAAGAAGTAGGGGATGAATTAGGTATTGAAATTAGACCTTCACTTGATATTGCTGCATCCGAATTATGGAATGCAGAAGAGCAAAAATATATTTATGCTCAAGATGGTATCAAAAGAGATACCGGAGATCAAATTGATTTCGTAAAAGATATTATTGATACTTACAATATGTTTTATGTGGAAGATCCATTTGATGAATCTGACTTTGGAGGATTTTCTCAATTGACTGCAAAAGTTGGGGATAAATGCCTTATTTGCGGTGATGATTTATTTGTAACAAATAAAGATTTATTGGCTAAAGGTATTGAAATGAAAGCAGCTAATGCTATCATAATTAAACCAAATCAAATTGGTTCATTATCTGAAACTTATGCCACTGTCAAATTGGCTAAAGAAAATAATATTGTCCCTGTGGTATCACATAGATCCGGTGAAACTACTGATGAAACTATTGCTCATTTAGCAGTTGGTTTTTCATCTCCGTTGATAAAAACTGGAGCTATTGGTGGGGAAAGAATAGCTAAATTAAATGAACTAATTCGTATTGAAGAAGAACTTCCAAATCCAACTATGAGTAAATTTTAA
- a CDS encoding 4Fe-4S binding protein — MSKITIDYDKCDGADCAECSDVCPMEVLVLKGDKIEIVDPSECSYCEVCMDVCPNDCIIIEDDF, encoded by the coding sequence ATGTCAAAAATAACAATTGATTATGATAAATGTGATGGTGCAGACTGTGCAGAATGTTCTGATGTTTGTCCTATGGAAGTATTAGTTCTTAAAGGAGACAAAATTGAAATTGTCGATCCTTCAGAATGTAGTTATTGTGAAGTATGTATGGACGTATGTCCAAATGATTGTATTATAATTGAAGATGATTTTTAA
- the rpsB gene encoding 30S ribosomal protein S2, whose product MANDELLIDLDNYLAAGLHIGTQQKTSDMEKYIFRVRSDGLYVLDIQKTDERIRQIAKLLAKYDPEDILVVATRQYGQAPVKKFGEITGAKTIPGRFIPGTLTNPNYAKFIEPKVIVVTDPRSDAQAVLESKQNGILVVALCDTENLLSFVDIAVPVNNKGRKAIALVYWLLARQILRERGDIPEDGDLDIDSTDFELKF is encoded by the coding sequence ATGGCAAATGATGAATTATTAATAGATTTAGATAATTACTTAGCAGCTGGTTTACACATTGGTACTCAACAAAAAACCAGCGACATGGAAAAATACATATTCAGAGTAAGATCTGATGGTTTATACGTATTAGATATTCAAAAAACTGATGAAAGAATCAGACAAATCGCAAAACTCTTAGCAAAATATGACCCAGAAGATATTTTAGTAGTAGCAACCAGACAATATGGTCAAGCTCCTGTTAAAAAATTCGGAGAAATCACCGGTGCAAAAACTATTCCTGGTAGATTCATCCCTGGTACTTTAACCAACCCAAATTATGCTAAGTTCATTGAACCTAAAGTTATTGTTGTAACTGACCCAAGATCTGATGCACAAGCAGTTTTAGAATCCAAACAAAACGGTATTCTCGTTGTTGCATTATGTGATACTGAAAACTTACTCAGTTTTGTTGATATTGCAGTACCTGTTAACAACAAAGGTAGAAAAGCTATTGCTTTAGTATACTGGTTACTTGCAAGACAAATCTTAAGAGAAAGAGGAGACATTCCTGAAGACGGTGACTTAGATATTGATTCCACTGACTTTGAACTTAAATTTTAA
- a CDS encoding MEMO1 family protein, which produces MLRQPAVAGSFYPDDVENLKRLIESCFLEESGVGFIPELNKFEGKDYPINVMVPHAGYQYSGAIASHSYCNIVKNGFPEVFIIISPNHTGFGSEISVFNEGVWMTPLGNVEVDNEFADEIISISDIASSDFHAHVHEHSIEVQLPFLQYFSSDFKIVPITMGTQTFVTSNDLANAIFEAGNKLGKSYCVIASTDLSHFNNQEKANKVDGFVLEDIEEMNEFKLFEEVVQYNITMCGYGPVMTNISLSKRNGKNSCEILAYQTSGDVTGDYSSVVGYASGVFK; this is translated from the coding sequence ATGTTAAGACAACCTGCCGTAGCTGGATCATTTTATCCAGATGATGTTGAAAATCTAAAAAGACTCATTGAGAGTTGTTTTTTAGAGGAATCAGGTGTTGGTTTTATACCTGAATTGAATAAATTTGAAGGTAAAGATTACCCTATCAACGTTATGGTTCCACATGCAGGTTATCAATATTCTGGTGCAATAGCTTCTCATAGCTATTGCAATATCGTTAAAAATGGTTTTCCTGAAGTTTTTATTATTATAAGTCCAAATCATACTGGTTTTGGTAGTGAAATTTCTGTTTTTAATGAAGGTGTTTGGATGACACCTTTAGGAAATGTTGAAGTTGATAATGAATTTGCTGATGAGATAATTTCAATTTCAGATATTGCAAGTTCAGATTTCCATGCTCATGTTCATGAACATAGTATAGAAGTTCAACTACCTTTCCTTCAATATTTTTCTTCCGATTTTAAAATAGTTCCGATTACTATGGGAACACAAACTTTTGTAACTTCAAATGATTTAGCAAATGCTATTTTTGAAGCTGGAAATAAGTTAGGTAAATCCTATTGTGTTATTGCAAGTACAGATTTATCTCATTTTAACAATCAGGAAAAAGCAAATAAAGTTGATGGCTTTGTTTTAGAAGATATTGAAGAAATGAATGAATTCAAATTGTTTGAAGAAGTCGTTCAGTATAATATTACCATGTGTGGTTATGGTCCTGTAATGACCAATATTTCACTTTCTAAGAGAAATGGGAAGAATTCTTGTGAAATATTAGCATATCAAACTAGTGGTGATGTCACTGGTGATTATAGCTCTGTTGTTGGATATGCTTCAGGAGTTTTTAAATAA
- the mvk gene encoding mevalonate kinase translates to MIAKASAPAKTILFGEHSVVYGEPAIAGAVNKRVYVTIKESKSDKSIFRAPDIGFEAELISRQKKYILTKGKPGIIRYILESLYRAHDHSPIDITLSSNVPIGSGLGSSAAVTVATLAALYRYHNIRFNKKSLAHDAHMVEQAVQGTASPLDTLVSTYGGLIYLSRNKKVEHFKVNFNAPLVVGFTTKHGNTGKIVKDVKNLKNKNPKIINPVITAMGNLTNYAKQAILKKDYNKVGELMNINHGFLDVIGVNTLELSRMVYNARDAGAIGSKTTGAGGGGSIIALCPGKVDEVANAIARDDNILKVRFTRRGVSSRVYK, encoded by the coding sequence ATGATCGCAAAGGCTTCCGCTCCGGCAAAAACTATATTATTTGGTGAACATTCAGTTGTTTATGGTGAACCTGCAATTGCAGGAGCAGTTAATAAAAGGGTTTATGTTACAATTAAAGAGTCAAAATCTGATAAATCTATTTTTAGAGCTCCAGATATAGGATTTGAAGCAGAATTAATTTCTAGGCAAAAAAAATACATTTTAACAAAAGGAAAACCAGGTATTATTAGATATATTTTAGAATCTCTTTACAGAGCACATGACCACTCTCCAATCGACATAACATTATCATCAAATGTCCCTATTGGTTCAGGGCTTGGTTCATCAGCAGCAGTTACTGTAGCTACACTTGCTGCATTATATAGATATCACAATATTCGTTTTAATAAAAAATCTTTAGCTCATGATGCTCATATGGTAGAACAAGCAGTTCAGGGGACTGCTAGTCCACTTGATACTTTAGTTTCTACATATGGTGGTCTTATTTACTTATCCAGAAATAAAAAGGTTGAACACTTTAAAGTAAACTTCAATGCTCCATTAGTTGTAGGTTTTACAACTAAACATGGAAATACTGGAAAGATTGTTAAGGATGTTAAAAATTTAAAGAATAAAAATCCAAAAATTATTAATCCTGTCATTACTGCAATGGGTAATTTAACCAATTATGCTAAACAGGCTATTTTGAAAAAGGATTATAATAAAGTTGGAGAATTAATGAATATTAATCATGGTTTTTTAGATGTTATTGGCGTTAATACATTAGAATTATCTCGTATGGTATATAATGCAAGGGATGCAGGAGCTATTGGTTCTAAAACTACTGGTGCTGGTGGTGGAGGAAGTATTATTGCACTTTGTCCGGGGAAAGTTGATGAAGTTGCAAATGCTATTGCTCGTGATGATAATATTTTAAAAGTCAGATTTACTAGAAGAGGAGTCTCTTCAAGGGTTTATAAGTGA
- a CDS encoding isopentenyl phosphate kinase, which produces MIILKIGGSSLTNKDSSTSEVNFESLKRIAFEIKSSLDNSAKELIIVHGAGSFGHPPAKKYKIGEVFDKSEYPQKRIGFCETQNAVKKLNMHVCEAFIEQGLPVVAIPASSFMTATNKRITNGNLDSFKNYLEKGFIPVIYGDVVLDDELEICVISGDQLIQYLAMNLNPDQVILGTDVDGVYNKNPKTHDDAVFFDKFSSLEDLDTLEGTTNIDVTGGMVGKIKELLYLADLGIESKIINAEVENNIFKVLENEDVKGTVISRGN; this is translated from the coding sequence ATGATTATTTTAAAAATTGGTGGCAGTAGTTTAACAAATAAGGATTCATCTACAAGTGAAGTTAATTTTGAAAGTCTTAAAAGAATAGCTTTTGAAATCAAATCATCTTTAGATAATTCTGCTAAAGAGTTAATCATTGTACATGGTGCTGGATCATTTGGACATCCTCCTGCTAAAAAATATAAAATTGGCGAAGTATTCGATAAATCCGAGTACCCTCAAAAAAGAATTGGATTTTGTGAAACTCAGAATGCTGTTAAAAAATTAAACATGCATGTATGTGAAGCATTCATTGAACAAGGTTTACCTGTTGTTGCAATACCTGCTTCAAGTTTCATGACAGCCACTAATAAAAGAATAACTAATGGTAATTTAGATTCATTTAAAAATTATTTGGAAAAAGGTTTTATTCCAGTAATTTATGGTGATGTGGTATTGGATGATGAATTGGAAATTTGTGTTATTTCCGGTGATCAATTGATACAATACCTGGCAATGAATTTAAACCCTGATCAAGTAATTCTTGGAACCGATGTCGATGGTGTGTATAACAAAAACCCAAAAACACATGATGATGCTGTATTTTTCGATAAGTTCTCTTCACTTGAAGACTTGGATACTTTGGAAGGAACTACAAATATAGATGTCACCGGTGGAATGGTTGGGAAAATCAAGGAATTATTATATTTGGCAGATTTAGGAATTGAATCCAAAATAATAAATGCTGAAGTTGAGAATAACATTTTTAAAGTATTGGAAAATGAAGATGTAAAAGGAACTGTAATTTCAAGGGGAAATTAA
- the fni gene encoding type 2 isopentenyl-diphosphate Delta-isomerase, producing MISDRKLEHLLICENYDVSFKNKTTGFEDIELIHNVLPEIDKQEIDLSTSAFGKKLDSPLFITAITGGHPAAKEINKQLAIAAETNNIALGVGSQRAACEHPELEDTYTVVRENAPNCLLVGNIGAPQLNLAEKAVDILDADILAIHLNPLQESIQPEGDLDARGYLDLINQITSAVDIPIVAKETGCGISAESAEALVGAGVDFIDVEGAGGTSWAAVETYRAEDRYLGETFWDWGIPTAISTAEVTNAVNVPVISSGGIRSGLEAAKAIALGADAVGMALPFLKNSVSQEQLNKFISRFNDSLRIAMFLVGASNIEELKEANLVIRGKTREWLNERGINTKNYSRR from the coding sequence ATGATTTCAGATAGAAAATTAGAGCATTTATTAATTTGCGAAAATTATGATGTTTCATTTAAGAATAAAACTACTGGTTTTGAGGATATTGAATTAATCCATAATGTTTTGCCGGAAATTGATAAACAAGAAATTGATTTGTCAACATCTGCTTTTGGTAAGAAATTAGATTCACCATTATTCATTACTGCTATTACTGGCGGACATCCTGCTGCAAAAGAAATTAATAAACAATTGGCTATTGCAGCTGAAACTAATAATATTGCATTAGGTGTTGGATCTCAAAGAGCAGCATGTGAACATCCTGAGCTTGAGGATACTTATACTGTTGTTCGTGAAAATGCTCCTAATTGTTTACTTGTTGGTAATATTGGAGCACCTCAATTAAATTTAGCTGAAAAAGCTGTTGATATATTGGATGCAGATATTTTAGCTATTCATTTAAATCCTCTTCAGGAATCTATACAACCTGAAGGTGATTTGGATGCAAGAGGATATCTTGATTTAATTAATCAGATCACAAGTGCTGTTGATATTCCTATCGTTGCAAAAGAAACTGGTTGTGGTATTTCAGCAGAATCAGCAGAAGCATTGGTTGGTGCTGGTGTTGACTTTATTGATGTTGAAGGTGCTGGTGGAACTAGTTGGGCTGCTGTTGAAACATACAGGGCTGAAGATAGATATTTAGGTGAAACATTTTGGGATTGGGGAATTCCAACTGCAATTAGTACTGCTGAAGTTACTAATGCTGTTAATGTTCCTGTAATTTCATCTGGAGGAATTCGCAGTGGTCTTGAAGCTGCAAAAGCAATTGCTCTTGGGGCAGATGCTGTTGGTATGGCTTTACCATTCTTAAAAAATTCCGTTTCACAAGAACAATTAAACAAATTCATTTCAAGATTCAATGATTCCTTAAGAATTGCAATGTTTTTAGTAGGTGCTAGTAACATTGAAGAATTAAAAGAAGCTAATTTAGTTATTCGTGGAAAAACAAGAGAGTGGCTTAATGAAAGAGGTATTAACACAAAAAATTATTCAAGGAGATAA